One genomic segment of Ricinus communis isolate WT05 ecotype wild-type chromosome 5, ASM1957865v1, whole genome shotgun sequence includes these proteins:
- the LOC8268744 gene encoding endochitinase: MNLNSIIILFTFLALFLLDTSSAEQCGRQAGNAACPNGLCCSQFGWCGSTADYCGAGKCQSQCPGSTGTPSTPTPSASGVASIITAPIFDQMLKYRNDGRCPAKGFYTYNAFITAANSFNGFGTTGGLDTRKRELAAFLAQTSHETTGGWPTAPDGPYAWGYCFVRENNQQTYCSSNQWPCPAGRQYYGRGPIQLTHNYNYGQAGNAIREDLINNPDLVATNPVISFKTAIWFWMTPQANKPSSHNVIIGQWTPSDADRAANRVPGYGVITNIINGGLECGHGADDRVASRIGFYRRYCDLLGVSYGNNLDCYNQRPFA, encoded by the exons atgaacctTAACAGTATCATAATCCTCTTCACCTTCCTAGCTTTGTTCTTGCTAGATACCTCATCAGCAGAACAATGTGGAAGACAAGCTGGGAATGCAGCTTGTCCTAATGGGCTATGTTGTAGCCAGTTCGGGTGGTGTGGCTCCACAGCTGACTATTGCGGTGCTGGTAAATGCCAGAGCCAGTGTCCTGGTAGTACTGGCACGCCTTCTACCCCTACTCCTAGTGCTAGTGGTGTTGCCAGCATAATCACTGCACCTATTTTCGATCAAATGTTGAAGTATCGAAATGATGGGAGATGTCCTGCTAAAGGGTTTTATACTTACAATGCTTTTATTACTGCTGCAAACTCTTTTAATGGATTTGGGACTACTGGAGGTCTTGATACCCGTAAAAGAGAGCTTGCTGCTTTCTTAGCTCAAACCTCCCATGAGACCACAG GAGGGTGGCCAACTGCACCAGATGGACCATATGCATGGGGATATTGCTTtgttagagaaaataatcaacaAACTTATTGTTCATCAAATCAATGGCCATGTCCTGCTGGTAGACAATATTATGGCCGAGGACCTATTCAACTCACTCA CAATTACAATTATGGTCAAGCAGGCAATGCAATTAGAGAAGATTTGATAAACAATCCGGATCTGGTAGCAACCAACCCGGTAATATCATTCAAGACAGCAATATGGTTCTGGATGACCCCACAAGCAAACAAGCCATCAAGCCACAATGTCATAATTGGACAATGGACACCTTCTGATGCAGATAGAGCAGCTAATAGGGTCCCAGGCTATGGCGTGATCACCAACATAATCAACGGTGGGCTTGAGTGCGGACACGGCGCTGATGACAGGGTTGCTAGCAGGATTGGGTTCTATAGGAGATACTGTGACCTTCTTGGAGTGAGCTATGGAAACAACTTAGATTGCTACAATCAAAGGCCTTTTGCTTGA
- the LOC8268746 gene encoding butanoate--CoA ligase AAE1-like: MEGLLHCSANYVPLTPISFLQRAATVYRDKTSIVYGASVRFSWKETYERCVKVASALVQYLGLSSGDIVATLAPNVPALYELHFSVPMAGAVLSTLNTRLDATTLALVLQQLKPKLIFVDYQYGNLALQAFNILLSTRKGNPPQLILINDKCEQETSSMTNNYKSPCHLDYDSLLTMGKADFEVIKPNNECDPISVNYTSGSTGNPKGVVYSHRAAYLNSLAEIFRCDMRRMPVFLWTVDMFRCNGWCLTWAMAAVGGTNVCIRNVSAKVISDAILLHKVTHLCGAPYILNILANSAQPSDEHRQIPSKKVNVIVAGALLNSQILKKVEELGFNVADGYGMTEVLGPAIVRPWKLESDEQEKIKSSEGLHNILIEGVDVKDPNTMKSVPHDGKTVGEVMFRSNILMSGYFNNVEATQEAFSGGWYHTKDLGIRHPDGSIQMKDRAKDIIVTEGETISTLEVEAALLSHPKVLEAAVVGKSDVVLNEVPCAFVKIKDGSDANVKEIIEFIGAQLPDYMVPKTIVFGDLPVNFNGKVQKFVLREKANAIISNLGNGNSVAMEQ; encoded by the exons ATGGAGGGCCTTCTTCATTGCTCTGCAAATTATGTACCTTTAACACCAATAAGCTTCCTACAAAGAGCAGCTACCGTTTACAGAGACAAGACTTCCATCGTCTATGGTGCTTCTGTTAGATTTTCTTGGAAAGAAACTTATGAAAGATGTGTCAAAGTTGCTTCTGCTCTTGTCCAGTACTTGGGACTTAGCTCTGGTGATATT GTCGCAACTTTGGCCCCTAATGTTCCGGCATTATATGAACTGCATTTTAGTGTTCCAATGGCGGGAGCAGTACTTTCTACACTCAACACCAGGTTGGATGCAACCACATTAGCGTTGGTATTACAACAACTAAagcccaaattaatttttgtggATTATCAATATGGAAATCTTGCCCTCCAGGCATTTAACATATTATTGTCTACAAGGAAAGGCAACCCTCCACAGCTAATACTAATCAATGATAAGTGCGAGCAAGAAACTTCTTCAATGACCAATAACTACAAGTCACCATGTCACTTGGATTATGATTCTCTTCTTACAATGGGAAAAGCTGATTTTGAAGTAATAAAACCGAACAATGAATGCGATCCGATTTCAGTGAATTATACTTCAGGCTCAACTGGGAATCCTAAAGGTGTTGTGTATAGCCACAGAGCTGCCTATTTGAATTCATTGGCAGAAATATTCAGATGTGATATGAGGCGAATGCCAGTATTTCTATGGACAGTGGACATGTTTCGCTGCAATGGCTGGTGCCTGACTTGGGCAATGGCTGCTGTTGGTGGTACTAATGTTTGCATCAGAAATGTCTCGGCTAAAGTAATTTCTGATGCAATATTACTTCACAAGGTAACTCATTTATGTGGTGCACcttatatattgaatattcTTGCAAATTCTGCACAGCCTAGTGATGAACACAGGCAGATTCCAAGCAAGAAAGTGAATGTTATCGTAGCTGGTGCATTACTAAACTCTCAGATTCTCAAGAAGGTTGAAGAACTAGgatttaatgttgctgatggTTATGGTATGACAGAGGTACTGGGTCCGGCAATTGTTAGGCCATGGAAACTTGAATCAGATgaacaagaaaaaattaaaagttctGAAGGATTGCACAACATTCTGATTGAAGGGGTTGATGTAAAAGATCCAAATACCATGAAGAGTGTACCCCATGATGGGAAAACTGTAGGAGAAGTCATGTTCAGGAGCAATATTTTGATGTCAGGATATTTTAACAATGTAGAAGCAACCCAAGAAGCTTTTAGTGGAGGATGGTATCATACAAAAGACCTTGGAATCAGGCACCCAGATGGTAGCATACAAATGAAAGATCGTGCAAAGGATATTATTGTCACCGAAGGAGAGACTATAAGTACATTAGAAGTAGAAGCTGCTTTGTTAAGTCATCCTAAAGTTTTAGAAGCAGCTGTTGTCGGAAAATCTGATGTTGTTTTGAATGAGGTACCTTGTGcatttgttaaaataaaagatgggTCTGATGCTAATGTTAAAGAAATTATCGAGTTTATTGGTGCTCAATTGCCTGACTATATGGTTCCTAAGACTATAGTTTTTGGAGATCTACCTGTGAATTTCAACGGAAAGGTGCAAAAGTTTGTTCTGAGGGAGAAAGCCAATGCCATAATAAGTAACCTTGGCAATGGAAATTCGGTTGCAATGGAACAGTAG